The region ACCACGCTGATGAGCTTCCATCCGCGGGCCCAGTGTCTTCACCCCGCGTAAAACCAGCCAGGCATCAAATGGTGAACAAGCCAGGCCCATGGCATTCACGATATAACTGATTCGTTCGGCATGCTGCTGATGCTTGCAGATGACGGCACCACCGACAACATCACTATGGCCATTGAGGTACTTCGTGGTCGAATGCATGACGACATCGACACCATGATCGAGAGGGCGCTGGAAGTAAGGTGACAGGAATGTGTTGTCGGCCATCGTGATCAGCTGATGCTTTTTGGCAATCGCCACAATGGCATTCAGATCGACGATATTCAGCAAGGGGTTCGAAGGTGTTTCGATCCAGATTGCTTTCGTATTGCTCTTGATGGCCGCTTCGACCTGAGCCGGTTGCCCCATATCGACAAACGAAAAATCGATTCCTTGGTCTCGCAGCACTTTATCGAAGAGTCGATAAGTACCACCATAAATGTCGTGCCCGGTAATCACATGATCGCCTGGCGCCACCAATTGCAGGGCGGCCACAATCGCTGACATCCCTGTGCAGGTTGCCCGGCAATCGACGCCTCCTTCAAGAGCCGCCAGATTTTCTTCGAGAGCTTTCCGAGTTGGATTGCCGCTGCGGGTGTAGTCAAAACCTCGATGAGAATCGAGATTGTCCCAGCGGAAGGTCGATGTGGGATAGATCGGTGTCGTGGCACTCAAGTAGGTGGCATCTTTATCGACGCCGGTATGAACACAGCGGGTTTCAAACTTCACGTTCAGGCTTCCTCGGATCGATTGCCGAATTCTGGCAGGACTGCTCTTCTGGCTGCATCATCTCGAAAAAACTTGGGGAATCATGGGCCCCCATCGTTCCGAAAACTGCTGCCAGAACACCTTCTTTCAGGATTCTACCGAGACTTCCGCAGAATGGCACTCAAACCACGACCAAACCGAACTCGTTGAATCGCTGAACGACCATCATGAGCGACTTTTTTCGACCCAGCACCACGTTCAATGATTGGCTGATGGATCATTTTCGATCGGTGGGAGTCGAACAATCCGCATCTTCACGGGTCGAGCATTCCTGACCAAAGGCCAGCCTGAGCTGCTGATCAGGCTCGGGTTCCCGAAACTCCTTAAACAACAGGCTTGGCTGGATGTCGTGATTTCTCTGATACTTATCGCTGGCGTACTCCGTGATGTCTCCCTCCAGTTGATGGTAGAAAATCTGGCAGATCGGGACGCCGGCATAAATGCGAATGGGATGGATCGCGAACATTTCAAGCGTCCAGTAACCGCAGAATCCCACATCGCCAAAGCCTGCCGTCACATGGACAAATAATCCCAGTCGTCCGACCGAAGACCGGCCTTCGAGCATGGGCACGAAGTTATGCGTCTCCGTGTATTCGATGGTCCGCCCCAGGTAGAGTTGTCCCGGTTGAAGCACGAGTCCTTCGGGAGGAATGACATGCCGGCGGTAGCGATTGGGCCGCTGCATATCGAGGACGATTTCCTCGTAGACCAGTAACTCATCATGCAATCTCAAATTGTAGCTGTTCGGGTTGAGCAGACGCTCTTCGAACGGATTGATGACGAGATTACGACCCAGTTGCGAACGAATTTCATTCCCGGTGAGAATCATCGGTCGCCTGTTCCCTGTTGTCCTGGTTGGCACGAAGAGACCTCTCGAAGGGCATCTCTGGGCCTTCCGGGAGGATTCCTCTCTGAGAGTTGGTCATGGCGAGATTAGTTAGCCAGCAGCCCGCGTGCAACAGGCGAGGTCAGTGCCCGTTACGATTCTGGGTTTTTGCGATATTTTTCTTGCTCTTTGCAACCAAAGGTGTGGTGGTCGTGGTCGCCTTGTGAGTGCCTTTCAAAGGTGTGCCTTTGGTCATTGTCTTCTTGCCTCGGGATGGCTTCTTTGAGGGACGAGTTTCCTGAGGTTCTGCAGGATCGTCGAGCACAGAAGTCGGCATTTCCAGCTCAGGCAAACCCACACGACGACAGTCTGCCAGTAAAGGGCAACGTGTGCATTGCGGCCGCCTGGCGATGCAGATCTGTCGACCATGATGAATCAGGCGGTGGGAGAGCATGATCCACTCGTGCTGTGGAACAATGGCCATCAGTTCGCGTTCAATCGTTTCGGCATTATTGCCTTTGGCTAGCCCTAACAAACGACTGATGCGCTGCACATGAGTATCGACGACCACACCACTTGGTACGCCGTGAAATGTCCCGAGGAGAACATTGGCGGTTTTTCTTCCCACTCCCGGCAGCGCGACCAGCTCTTCC is a window of Planctopirus limnophila DSM 3776 DNA encoding:
- a CDS encoding trans-sulfuration enzyme family protein, whose amino-acid sequence is MKFETRCVHTGVDKDATYLSATTPIYPTSTFRWDNLDSHRGFDYTRSGNPTRKALEENLAALEGGVDCRATCTGMSAIVAALQLVAPGDHVITGHDIYGGTYRLFDKVLRDQGIDFSFVDMGQPAQVEAAIKSNTKAIWIETPSNPLLNIVDLNAIVAIAKKHQLITMADNTFLSPYFQRPLDHGVDVVMHSTTKYLNGHSDVVGGAVICKHQQHAERISYIVNAMGLACSPFDAWLVLRGVKTLGPRMEAHQRGADAVARFLNEHPGVEKVYYPGLPTHPGHDLAKRQQFGFGAMVSFELNGGRSAVEKFLSKLKIFQLAESLGGVESLIDYPDTMTHSSMSKEDRRTAGITENTLRLSVGIEHPDDLITDLAAGLSAVSQ
- the dcd gene encoding dCTP deaminase → MILTGNEIRSQLGRNLVINPFEERLLNPNSYNLRLHDELLVYEEIVLDMQRPNRYRRHVIPPEGLVLQPGQLYLGRTIEYTETHNFVPMLEGRSSVGRLGLFVHVTAGFGDVGFCGYWTLEMFAIHPIRIYAGVPICQIFYHQLEGDITEYASDKYQRNHDIQPSLLFKEFREPEPDQQLRLAFGQECSTREDADCSTPTDRK
- the nth gene encoding endonuclease III, which gives rise to MAKGRESKQAFIDRTGRILAQLERTYPDVECALEHTSPYELLAATILSAQCTDERVNMVTPGLFKAYPTPVHLAKARQEDVEALVKSTGFFRNKAANLIGMAQAVVEKHQGEIPQALEELVALPGVGRKTANVLLGTFHGVPSGVVVDTHVQRISRLLGLAKGNNAETIERELMAIVPQHEWIMLSHRLIHHGRQICIARRPQCTRCPLLADCRRVGLPELEMPTSVLDDPAEPQETRPSKKPSRGKKTMTKGTPLKGTHKATTTTTPLVAKSKKNIAKTQNRNGH